Proteins co-encoded in one Nitrospirota bacterium genomic window:
- a CDS encoding TfoX/Sxy family protein — translation MIRKLRNLGRHSQEMLAAAGIKTEDQLRAMGPAAAFVAVKRVGCAPSLNLLWAIEGALTDRDWKEVAKNDRLPLLTQVEVLEKKQP, via the coding sequence ATGATCAGAAAGCTCAGAAATCTAGGTCGGCACTCGCAAGAGATGCTTGCCGCCGCCGGCATCAAGACGGAGGATCAGTTGCGGGCAATGGGTCCGGCGGCTGCTTTCGTTGCGGTGAAGCGCGTGGGGTGTGCCCCGAGCTTGAATCTTCTCTGGGCAATTGAAGGCGCATTGACAGACCGCGACTGGAAGGAAGTCGCGAAAAACGATCGTCTTCCCTTGCTCACTCAAGTGGAAGTACTGGAAAAGAAGCAACCATAG
- a CDS encoding TetR/AcrR family transcriptional regulator gives MGRTSDAKERLLKSAIDLIYSRSYAGVSVQDICEHADVKKGSFHYFFKTKRDLALAALEQQWDLLNKTVLERAFSQTYPPLERIQRYFKLAYQYQRLVKDSGGQMYGCHFGNLAIELSTQDGAIREKIAQIFEKIAYYIEKALRDAVAMGELDEIDTKLSAYAILGYFEGIILLAKSQNNPELIKRLSQSAVMPSVLKNSRLRPKKR, from the coding sequence ATGGGACGGACAAGCGACGCAAAAGAGCGCCTTCTTAAAAGCGCGATAGATCTGATCTACAGCCGGAGTTACGCGGGTGTGAGCGTGCAGGATATTTGCGAACATGCGGATGTTAAAAAGGGGAGTTTTCACTATTTCTTCAAGACAAAACGGGATCTGGCGCTGGCGGCCCTGGAACAGCAATGGGACCTGCTCAACAAAACGGTTTTGGAACGAGCCTTTTCTCAGACATATCCTCCTCTCGAGCGCATTCAACGCTATTTTAAACTCGCTTACCAATATCAGCGGTTGGTCAAAGATAGTGGCGGCCAAATGTATGGTTGTCATTTTGGTAATTTGGCGATCGAATTGAGCACTCAGGATGGAGCGATCCGCGAAAAAATCGCCCAGATCTTTGAGAAGATTGCCTATTACATTGAAAAAGCGCTGCGTGACGCCGTCGCCATGGGAGAGCTGGATGAAATCGATACAAAATTGAGCGCGTATGCGATTCTTGGGTACTTTGAGGGGATTATTTTATTGGCAAAGTCTCAAAATAACCCTGAGTTGATCAAGCGTCTCAGCCAATCCGCTGTCATGCCAAGTGTCTTGAAAAACAGCCGGCTGAGGCCGAAAAAGAGATAG
- a CDS encoding DNA-3-methyladenine glycosylase I: MKKHAKLRLSSTSKLGFNTCHLGARPVNDDGYFEQMTKVIFRSGLNWDVIEKKWPDFQKAFGEFSVEKVAQFNESDLDRLMKNQGIVRNYRKVSATLENARELLVIRREHGSFVKYLKETSRDGEEALCRELTKRFSFLGGSTVVFFLRAVGEEMPETIRKREDSRMDSK, from the coding sequence ATGAAAAAACATGCGAAACTCCGACTATCTTCAACCTCAAAACTAGGTTTTAATACTTGCCATCTAGGGGCAAGGCCGGTGAACGACGACGGCTATTTTGAGCAGATGACGAAGGTGATCTTCCGCTCCGGTCTGAACTGGGACGTCATCGAGAAAAAATGGCCCGACTTTCAGAAAGCCTTCGGTGAATTTTCCGTGGAAAAAGTCGCTCAATTTAACGAATCCGATCTCGACCGCTTAATGAAAAACCAGGGGATCGTCCGAAATTACCGGAAAGTGTCCGCAACCCTCGAAAATGCGCGGGAACTCCTGGTGATACGCAGGGAACACGGATCATTTGTGAAGTATTTAAAAGAAACAAGCAGGGACGGTGAAGAGGCGCTTTGCCGCGAATTGACCAAACGTTTTTCTTTTCTTGGCGGATCAACGGTTGTCTTTTTCCTTCGGGCTGTTGGAGAGGAAATGCCAGAAACGATTCGGAAGCGGGAAGACTCCCGAATGGATTCAAAATAA
- a CDS encoding tetratricopeptide repeat protein: protein MKRGFLEKKEVSPSRNFPLRVEVLRPLAIFINGNPLPPKAWDRQKTRSLFKVLLTAPGRVFSSEEIIDLIWNNLEPEEAEKSLRSSISKLRKVLEPDLRQGRLSSYILTERTGYAFNASPQVRLDTDDVTSFYRQGQEVRKQDLWEQAIDYYGKALSCFRGDFLADEPDTDWIVPLREHWKKVRQDLLVAKAESHLFLNQYPSAIESCREILASDPCHEEAYRKMMLCHYLSGHFNEVEIFFRKCVEVLKKELGVSPSEETIHLHEQILRRRVSGIDKTPRSSITVKKKSRVPYSLGRLSFVGRETEVELLVSHLNGALHQKGSIVAIGGEPGIGKTRLCEEILVYARGRSFLTAVGRCYAPPLRLSYEPFTEIFRQILKGPGREILFSQQPFWLTCAGKIIPELIPGHHVPILPPLPVEQEKHRFFEALTRLLIAVSAQTPLVLLLDDLHWVDDETLEVLTYLVRQISREKLLILATYRAEEISSNPLFLNFLTSIQRFSSRAILLSHLSNEAMADLFMKMKSRDQSLREMERMAQWIYEGTQGNPLFVVEFLQALLEKGILKVNARGKWISPEANQMERIEWKLPNGIRQIILSRLDRIEPDQRKTLGLLSTLSRLFTQDFLKKLLLPEKMESVMVLEELIRFGFIQEDPHLKGTYRFVHENIRQTISDSLTFSHKKAFHLRVAQTLESGASGDGIDQELAHHYLTAEVWYKAFHYLKEAARASLRSFAYRTALIFIQQAEELFILHGSTFADDEERYRQNLSLCKMKEKILDELGQIKKREKVVSDMIQLARRLGDPIEIGEAYLALANIRNATQQWEEGVDLVDQALDLFKKEKNREKTAIALRELGFIHWHSGQLNKALQANQEALTIHEEIGNRRGVAGDLHNLGQIYASIGNYDKGMEYYRQARREFQKIGDRNGEGRTLNILSRICRLTGNLSEAIDNTLEALEMHRQESDRLGEIHYLLDVSSLYLALGNTEEALKFYQSVLKITKEMGGSTCREGEALKGMGIIFEKRGDFGQASSCFSEAAALFSDGGDLSSWAEICKRLGDLMIRGVQDVDRALHYYETVLSYYRKEALFEPRRSLLCQIGQTLWIGKRSKEAIPYYREALGLAREKKDHVAEGAVLAALGVIYRETGRMEESLETSLGALKIAQSFQDQEAEGNIYSSLCETFLAFGRYQEAENSDEGKMYCEYEAPNIELIYEHARMAKIPADTVRMVAEMLPAMFQ, encoded by the coding sequence ATGAAAAGAGGATTTTTGGAAAAAAAGGAGGTCTCTCCTTCTAGAAATTTCCCTTTAAGGGTCGAGGTTCTTCGACCACTCGCCATCTTTATCAATGGGAACCCCCTCCCCCCAAAGGCCTGGGACCGGCAAAAAACCCGCTCTCTTTTCAAAGTTCTCCTCACGGCGCCGGGTCGTGTCTTCTCATCGGAAGAGATTATCGACCTCATCTGGAACAATTTAGAGCCTGAAGAGGCTGAAAAATCTCTCCGCTCTTCAATTTCCAAACTTCGAAAGGTTTTGGAACCTGACCTTCGTCAGGGAAGGCTTTCCAGCTATATTTTAACCGAGAGAACGGGATATGCCTTTAACGCTTCTCCACAGGTCCGCCTGGATACCGATGATGTCACCTCATTTTACCGTCAGGGTCAGGAGGTTAGAAAACAGGACCTTTGGGAACAGGCCATCGATTATTATGGAAAAGCGCTTTCTTGTTTTCGGGGGGATTTTCTTGCAGATGAGCCGGACACAGACTGGATCGTCCCCCTTCGGGAACATTGGAAAAAAGTCCGCCAGGACCTTCTGGTTGCCAAAGCGGAAAGTCATCTCTTTTTAAATCAATACCCTTCGGCGATTGAATCCTGCAGGGAAATTCTCGCTTCTGATCCCTGCCATGAAGAAGCCTACCGGAAGATGATGTTGTGCCACTATCTAAGTGGTCATTTTAATGAAGTGGAGATTTTTTTCAGAAAATGCGTTGAAGTTTTGAAAAAGGAGTTAGGGGTTTCCCCCTCCGAAGAAACCATTCATTTGCATGAACAGATTCTTCGAAGACGGGTTTCGGGTATTGACAAAACCCCGCGATCTTCCATTACAGTTAAAAAAAAGAGCAGAGTGCCTTACTCCCTGGGGAGGCTTTCATTTGTGGGGAGGGAGACAGAAGTGGAACTGCTTGTTTCCCACCTCAACGGGGCCCTTCATCAGAAAGGGAGCATTGTGGCGATTGGCGGGGAACCGGGGATCGGAAAAACCCGGCTTTGTGAAGAGATACTGGTCTATGCACGAGGACGATCTTTTCTTACGGCTGTGGGGAGATGTTATGCTCCTCCTCTCAGACTGTCGTATGAACCGTTTACTGAAATCTTTCGGCAGATTCTTAAAGGACCCGGAAGGGAGATCCTTTTCTCCCAACAACCTTTCTGGCTAACCTGCGCGGGCAAGATTATTCCGGAACTGATTCCAGGTCATCATGTTCCGATCCTTCCTCCTCTTCCGGTGGAACAAGAGAAGCACCGTTTTTTTGAAGCGTTGACCCGGCTTTTAATTGCCGTATCTGCTCAAACGCCTCTGGTCTTGTTACTGGACGATTTGCACTGGGTCGACGACGAAACGTTGGAAGTTTTGACCTATCTGGTTCGGCAGATCTCCAGAGAAAAACTCTTGATTTTAGCGACCTATCGGGCTGAAGAGATTTCCTCAAATCCTCTTTTTTTAAATTTTTTGACCTCGATTCAAAGGTTCTCTTCCCGCGCTATCCTTCTTTCGCATCTTTCAAACGAGGCCATGGCCGATCTTTTTATGAAAATGAAATCCAGAGATCAATCCTTGCGCGAGATGGAACGAATGGCTCAATGGATCTATGAGGGGACGCAAGGGAACCCCCTCTTTGTCGTGGAGTTTCTTCAGGCCCTCCTGGAAAAAGGAATTTTAAAGGTCAATGCCAGAGGAAAATGGATCTCCCCGGAAGCCAATCAGATGGAGAGGATAGAGTGGAAACTTCCCAATGGAATACGACAAATCATCCTTTCCCGGTTGGACCGGATCGAACCGGATCAAAGAAAAACCCTGGGACTCCTTTCCACCCTGAGCCGTTTGTTCACGCAGGATTTCTTGAAAAAATTGCTTCTGCCCGAAAAGATGGAAAGCGTGATGGTTCTTGAGGAGTTGATCCGCTTTGGTTTTATCCAGGAAGATCCTCATCTAAAGGGGACCTACCGTTTTGTCCATGAGAATATCCGCCAGACCATCTCTGACTCTTTAACGTTCAGTCACAAAAAAGCCTTTCACCTCCGGGTGGCCCAGACGCTTGAATCAGGAGCTTCCGGAGATGGGATCGATCAGGAGCTGGCCCATCATTATTTAACGGCTGAAGTGTGGTATAAGGCCTTTCATTACCTGAAAGAGGCGGCCAGGGCTTCTCTTCGTTCCTTTGCTTACAGGACGGCGCTTATCTTTATTCAACAGGCCGAAGAACTGTTCATTCTCCATGGTTCCACCTTTGCCGATGACGAAGAGAGATACCGGCAGAACCTTTCCTTATGCAAGATGAAGGAAAAGATCCTGGATGAACTTGGCCAGATTAAAAAACGGGAAAAGGTGGTCTCCGATATGATCCAGCTTGCCCGGCGGCTGGGAGATCCCATAGAAATTGGGGAGGCCTATCTGGCCCTGGCGAATATCCGCAATGCGACTCAGCAATGGGAGGAAGGGGTGGATCTGGTTGACCAGGCATTGGACCTTTTCAAAAAAGAGAAAAACAGGGAAAAAACAGCGATTGCGCTGAGGGAGCTCGGTTTTATTCACTGGCATTCCGGGCAATTGAACAAAGCGCTTCAGGCCAATCAAGAGGCCCTCACTATTCATGAAGAGATTGGAAATAGAAGGGGAGTGGCAGGAGATCTCCATAATTTAGGTCAGATTTATGCCAGCATAGGAAATTACGACAAAGGAATGGAATACTACCGTCAGGCGCGTCGTGAATTCCAAAAAATCGGAGATCGAAACGGCGAGGGACGGACGCTCAATATTCTTTCCAGGATCTGCAGATTGACCGGGAACCTTAGCGAGGCCATTGACAACACCCTTGAAGCCCTCGAAATGCACCGGCAAGAGAGCGACCGTCTCGGTGAAATTCATTATCTTCTCGACGTCTCATCGCTTTATCTGGCCTTGGGCAATACAGAGGAGGCGCTCAAGTTTTACCAGTCTGTGCTTAAGATTACAAAGGAGATGGGGGGAAGTACCTGCCGGGAAGGAGAGGCCCTCAAGGGAATGGGAATTATTTTTGAAAAAAGAGGAGATTTCGGCCAGGCCTCATCCTGTTTCAGCGAAGCGGCCGCCCTATTCTCCGACGGCGGGGATCTTTCTTCATGGGCCGAGATCTGCAAGCGGTTAGGGGACCTGATGATCAGAGGCGTTCAGGATGTTGACCGGGCGCTTCATTACTATGAAACCGTCCTCTCTTACTACCGGAAAGAGGCTCTTTTTGAGCCCCGGCGTTCACTCCTTTGTCAAATAGGTCAAACGCTCTGGATCGGGAAGAGATCGAAAGAAGCCATTCCTTATTACCGTGAAGCGCTTGGTTTGGCCAGGGAGAAAAAGGACCATGTGGCCGAAGGAGCTGTTCTGGCGGCCCTGGGGGTCATTTACCGCGAGACAGGACGGATGGAAGAGTCACTTGAGACCAGTTTGGGGGCATTGAAAATCGCGCAATCCTTTCAGGATCAGGAAGCGGAAGGAAATATTTACTCCAGTCTCTGCGAAACCTTCCTGGCGTTTGGAAGGTATCAAGAGGCTGAAAATTCCGATGAAGGGAAGATGTATTGTGAGTATGAAGCGCCCAATATCGAACTGATCTATGAACATGCCCGGATGGCGAAAATCCCCGCTGATACTGTCCGGATGGTGGCAGAAATGCTTCCAGCCATGTTCCAGTAA
- a CDS encoding methylated-DNA--[protein]-cysteine S-methyltransferase, whose amino-acid sequence MKENLFYEKWGSPVGHLFLYSNDTHLLALTFAQNNERVLKQLRFDHFNQGSSKVIEEAISQLTDYFQGTLTQFQIPFRLEGTDFQKSAWNSLKQIPYGQTITYKEQAQRLNNKNALRAIGTAIGRNPISIIVPCHRVIGSNGTLKGYAGGLSAKAKLLEIEKLSTKVG is encoded by the coding sequence ATGAAAGAGAATCTGTTTTATGAAAAATGGGGAAGCCCCGTTGGTCATTTGTTCCTTTATTCGAACGACACTCATCTGCTCGCTCTCACCTTTGCGCAGAATAACGAGAGAGTGTTAAAACAATTAAGATTCGATCATTTTAATCAAGGGTCTTCAAAAGTGATCGAGGAGGCTATTTCTCAGCTCACCGATTATTTTCAAGGCACGTTGACTCAGTTCCAGATACCTTTCCGTCTTGAAGGGACAGATTTTCAGAAATCGGCATGGAACTCTTTAAAACAAATTCCTTATGGGCAGACCATCACTTATAAAGAGCAGGCCCAACGATTAAACAATAAAAACGCATTAAGGGCTATCGGCACTGCTATCGGCAGAAATCCGATTTCAATCATCGTCCCCTGTCATCGCGTCATCGGATCGAACGGAACTCTTAAGGGATATGCGGGCGGATTGTCAGCAAAGGCAAAGCTCTTGGAGATTGAAAAGCTTTCTACAAAGGTTGGATAA
- a CDS encoding YafY family transcriptional regulator, whose translation MMTRLERLLSVGLLLSARRRLRAGDLAEQFEVSLRTVYRDIQALQDAGFPVVGTAGDGYRLPPTTQLRPLAFSPDEAEALTTGARLLDSLVDSSLKDRLRSAIAKIEAVLSSEALARVAESRDRVLIKSPDRVTGPMGLLLEAVNRRKVLAITYDGIARGKKTKREVEPLGLVRYANVWLIPAYCRLRQDLRVFRADRIIEARQTEATFTPRPGLTLQDFIRLCEKEAFSSPSKNS comes from the coding sequence ATGATGACCCGGCTGGAACGGCTGCTGAGCGTTGGTCTGTTGCTTTCGGCCCGGAGAAGATTGCGTGCCGGGGATCTGGCCGAACAGTTTGAGGTCAGCCTCCGGACTGTTTATCGGGACATTCAGGCGCTTCAGGATGCCGGGTTTCCCGTGGTGGGAACGGCGGGTGACGGGTACCGTCTGCCGCCAACGACTCAACTCCGGCCATTGGCGTTCTCGCCGGATGAGGCCGAAGCTCTAACGACTGGAGCCAGGCTGTTAGATTCCCTGGTGGATTCATCCCTGAAAGACCGGCTTCGATCTGCTATCGCCAAGATCGAAGCGGTCTTAAGTTCCGAGGCGCTTGCCCGTGTGGCCGAGAGTCGAGATCGTGTGCTGATTAAATCGCCTGACCGGGTTACAGGACCTATGGGTCTGCTACTTGAAGCGGTCAATCGTCGGAAAGTCCTGGCAATTACGTATGATGGAATTGCACGGGGTAAAAAAACGAAGCGCGAAGTCGAGCCTCTTGGTCTGGTTCGATATGCGAATGTATGGCTGATCCCCGCCTATTGCCGGTTGCGGCAGGATCTTCGGGTCTTTCGGGCAGACCGGATTATCGAAGCCCGGCAAACGGAAGCTACATTCACACCGCGACCCGGTTTAACGCTTCAAGATTTTATCCGGCTCTGTGAGAAGGAAGCCTTCTCTTCGCCCTCAAAAAACTCCTGA
- a CDS encoding SRPBCC family protein — translation MPQFHNTININASPDKAWTVVGNLAAVNRWVPMLSDAKVEGTQRVCTLADGSGHMRESIRDYSNEKRSYAYTIIEGPLPAKNYRGSFAVMPHGKGSVVVWETDFDLLDPAQEDEVTRLFEGIYAQCLDSLKQLIEKS, via the coding sequence ATGCCACAATTTCACAATACCATCAATATTAATGCGTCGCCGGACAAGGCCTGGACAGTAGTAGGGAATTTAGCTGCCGTAAACCGGTGGGTTCCTATGCTATCCGATGCCAAGGTTGAAGGCACGCAACGGGTTTGCACCCTGGCCGATGGAAGCGGTCATATGCGTGAGAGCATCAGGGACTATTCCAACGAAAAGCGTTCTTATGCTTACACGATTATCGAGGGACCCCTTCCGGCGAAAAACTACCGTGGCAGTTTTGCCGTCATGCCCCACGGCAAGGGTTCGGTGGTTGTGTGGGAGACTGATTTTGATCTTCTCGATCCTGCTCAGGAGGACGAAGTGACTCGGTTGTTTGAGGGAATTTACGCTCAGTGCCTCGATTCTTTAAAACAGCTCATAGAAAAATCCTGA
- a CDS encoding DUF2461 domain-containing protein: MKVTLTHRIYFNADFFKFLTELKMNNNREWFTANKARYIAEVRNPSLDFIRDFAPHLQKISRHYVADSRPVGGSLFRIYRDARFSKDKSPYKTMAGIHFRHEMAKDAHAPGFYLHLEPGNSFAGAGIWHPERDTLQKIREAIANRPKQWKALLSDKRFKKTHKLDGESLVRPPAGFDADHPLIEDLKRKDFVSISELSEKDAGSPDFIDRFARLCQTSAPLTKFLTVSLDLRW, encoded by the coding sequence ATGAAAGTCACGTTAACCCACCGCATTTATTTCAACGCTGATTTTTTTAAGTTTCTGACAGAATTGAAGATGAATAATAACCGGGAGTGGTTTACGGCAAATAAAGCCCGTTACATCGCGGAGGTTCGCAACCCCTCTCTCGACTTTATCCGCGATTTTGCGCCCCATTTACAAAAGATCAGCCGCCATTATGTCGCGGATTCCCGTCCTGTGGGAGGTTCGCTTTTCCGCATCTACCGGGATGCCCGATTTTCGAAGGACAAAAGTCCTTATAAGACCATGGCCGGGATCCATTTCCGTCATGAAATGGCCAAAGACGCGCATGCCCCCGGTTTTTATCTCCACCTCGAACCGGGCAATAGTTTTGCGGGAGCCGGAATCTGGCATCCGGAGAGAGATACGCTTCAGAAAATCCGCGAAGCGATTGCGAACCGTCCCAAACAGTGGAAAGCGCTCCTTTCCGATAAAAGATTCAAGAAAACACATAAATTAGACGGCGAATCTCTTGTGCGGCCACCCGCCGGGTTTGATGCGGACCATCCACTTATAGAGGATCTAAAGCGAAAAGATTTTGTGTCGATCTCCGAACTCTCCGAAAAAGATGCCGGTTCTCCTGACTTTATTGACCGGTTTGCCAGGCTCTGCCAGACTTCCGCCCCGTTGACGAAATTTCTAACGGTATCGCTTGACCTACGTTGGTAA